In Prochlorococcus marinus XMU1404, the following proteins share a genomic window:
- a CDS encoding adenosine kinase: protein MRESFRHLEQNQRVDLIGLGNAIVDIIVNIEDEFLEINNLEKGSMNLINSDESQKLLKNCQVIKQISGGSSANTVVCLAGLGNDVQFIGRVKNDQFGNFFSSDIKKSKTIFNTPPINEGASTAHSIILITPDAQRTMCTYLGASIEFEPKDIDCSLIKESKYLYLEGYLWDSVLAKNAFLKAAQIAKLSNTKIILSLSDSFCIDRHRESFLELIDNYVDIVFCNESEVLSLFEKDQLANCQEDLSSLCELVVVTLGSDGSLIINKNKSEVIKSIIKGKVIDTTGAGDIYAGGFIHGLINNYSLKKCGEIGSICAGQIITQLGSRSNIDLKELIK, encoded by the coding sequence ATGCGGGAATCCTTTAGACATCTTGAACAAAATCAAAGAGTTGACCTCATTGGTCTAGGCAATGCAATAGTTGATATTATTGTAAATATTGAAGATGAATTTCTTGAGATAAATAATTTAGAGAAAGGATCAATGAATCTTATTAATTCTGATGAATCTCAGAAATTGTTAAAGAATTGCCAGGTTATCAAACAAATATCAGGTGGGTCCTCAGCTAACACCGTTGTATGTTTAGCAGGGTTAGGTAATGATGTGCAGTTTATTGGGAGGGTGAAAAATGATCAATTTGGTAATTTCTTTTCTTCTGATATAAAAAAAAGTAAAACTATATTTAATACTCCACCCATTAATGAAGGGGCCTCAACCGCTCATTCAATTATTTTGATTACACCAGATGCTCAAAGAACTATGTGCACTTACCTTGGCGCATCAATAGAGTTTGAACCAAAAGACATTGATTGTAGTTTGATCAAAGAAAGTAAATACTTATATTTAGAAGGTTATTTATGGGATAGCGTATTAGCTAAAAATGCTTTTCTTAAAGCTGCTCAAATTGCAAAACTATCAAATACAAAAATAATCCTTTCTTTGTCTGATTCGTTTTGTATAGATAGACATCGAGAGAGCTTCTTGGAATTAATTGATAACTATGTAGACATAGTTTTTTGTAATGAATCTGAGGTTTTAAGTCTATTTGAAAAGGATCAATTGGCAAATTGCCAGGAAGACCTCTCTTCCCTATGTGAATTAGTTGTAGTAACTCTAGGTAGCGATGGTTCTCTAATAATTAACAAAAACAAATCAGAAGTAATTAAGTCAATCATTAAAGGGAAGGTTATTGATACTACAGGAGCAGGAGATATTTATGCCGGAGGATTTATACATGGATTAATAAATAATTATTCCCTCAAAAAATGCGGAGAGATAGGTTCAATTTGTGCTGGACAAATAATTACACAATTAGGATCTCGATCGAATATTGATCTCAAAGAACTAATAAAATAA
- a CDS encoding DUF2854 domain-containing protein, with protein sequence MKKYLSPGNLIVTAGGVLAFVGMTAYFTDSVNLSVPTFFYGVPIFLIGLGLKTSEIPPVELLDKTNFATNKFNRPKELTALVKDVTRWRYGIKAHLESSLESLNLWDEDNPPQLKEIEEITKEEKNGLRMRFELNAVPLEKWIEKQERLNRFFVKGLESEFIIDDNKKEFDFILFY encoded by the coding sequence ATGAAGAAATACTTATCGCCTGGAAACTTAATCGTAACCGCTGGGGGTGTATTAGCTTTTGTTGGAATGACTGCTTATTTTACAGACTCAGTGAATTTAAGTGTACCTACTTTTTTTTATGGAGTACCTATTTTTCTAATTGGATTAGGTTTAAAGACTTCCGAAATACCTCCTGTAGAGTTGTTAGATAAGACAAATTTTGCGACAAATAAATTTAATAGGCCAAAAGAATTAACAGCATTAGTTAAAGATGTCACAAGATGGAGGTATGGGATAAAAGCTCATCTTGAATCGTCATTAGAATCTTTAAATTTATGGGACGAGGATAACCCCCCTCAATTAAAAGAAATAGAAGAAATTACAAAGGAAGAAAAAAATGGTCTCAGAATGCGTTTCGAATTAAACGCTGTCCCTCTAGAAAAATGGATTGAAAAACAAGAAAGGTTAAACAGGTTTTTCGTCAAAGGTCTTGAATCAGAATTTATTATCGACGATAATAAAAAAGAATTTGATTTTATTCTCTTTTATTGA
- a CDS encoding adenylosuccinate synthase produces the protein MANVVVIGAQWGDEGKGKITDLLSRSADVVVRYQGGVNAGHTIVVDDKVLKLHLIPSGILYKNTTCLIGSGTVVDPKILLKEIDMLIENGIDISGLKISSTSHVTMPYHRILDEAMEADRGTNKIGTTGRGIGPTYADKSQRNGIRVRDLLSKERLIDVIEVPLREKNGLLEKIYGIEPLKKDDIVREYLNYGERLSKHVVDCTRTIHAASKNKKNILFEGAQGTLLDLDHGTYPFVTSSNPISGGACIGSGVGPTLIDRVIGVAKAYTTRVGEGPFPTELQGSINDQLCDRGSEFGTTTGRRRRCGWFDGVIGKYSVSVNGLDCLAITKLDVLDELDEIEVCIAYDLEGEEIDYFPTNSDDLKKCKPIFKKLKGWQCSTANCRKLSDLPQNAMNYLRFLAELMEVPIAIVSLGANRDQTIVIEDPIHGPKRALLR, from the coding sequence TTGGCCAATGTTGTTGTAATCGGAGCCCAATGGGGTGACGAAGGAAAAGGTAAAATAACCGATTTGCTTAGTCGCTCGGCTGATGTTGTCGTTCGCTATCAAGGTGGTGTAAATGCAGGGCATACTATAGTCGTAGATGATAAAGTCTTGAAATTACATTTAATTCCTTCAGGGATACTTTATAAAAATACTACTTGTTTGATTGGATCAGGGACAGTTGTAGATCCAAAAATCTTACTAAAAGAAATCGATATGTTAATTGAAAATGGAATTGACATCTCAGGATTAAAAATATCATCAACATCACATGTAACAATGCCTTATCACCGAATATTAGATGAAGCCATGGAAGCTGATAGAGGTACAAATAAAATTGGGACAACTGGCCGGGGGATTGGTCCAACTTATGCGGATAAATCTCAAAGGAATGGTATTAGAGTAAGAGATCTACTCAGCAAGGAAAGGTTAATTGACGTGATAGAAGTTCCATTAAGAGAAAAAAACGGACTTTTAGAAAAAATCTATGGTATCGAACCACTCAAAAAAGATGACATTGTTAGAGAATATCTCAACTATGGAGAAAGATTATCTAAGCATGTGGTTGACTGCACGAGAACTATTCATGCAGCCTCAAAGAATAAAAAGAACATTCTATTCGAAGGTGCCCAAGGTACTTTGCTTGACTTGGATCATGGAACATACCCTTTTGTCACCTCATCAAACCCCATATCAGGTGGGGCATGTATTGGGTCTGGAGTTGGTCCCACATTAATTGACAGAGTCATAGGAGTTGCGAAAGCATACACCACAAGAGTGGGGGAAGGTCCATTTCCAACAGAATTACAGGGAAGTATTAATGATCAACTCTGCGATCGAGGCAGTGAATTTGGAACCACTACTGGGAGAAGAAGGAGGTGTGGGTGGTTTGATGGAGTTATTGGTAAATATTCCGTATCTGTAAATGGTCTTGATTGTTTAGCTATTACAAAACTAGATGTATTAGATGAATTAGACGAAATTGAAGTTTGCATTGCTTATGATCTGGAGGGAGAGGAAATAGATTACTTTCCTACTAATTCAGATGATTTAAAAAAATGTAAGCCAATCTTCAAAAAATTAAAAGGTTGGCAATGTTCAACAGCAAATTGCAGAAAACTATCTGACCTCCCTCAAAATGCAATGAATTACCTAAGATTTTTAGCCGAACTAATGGAGGTCCCTATTGCCATCGTCTCATTAGGGGCTAACAGAGATCAAACAATAGTAATTGAGGACCCAATTCATGGACCCAAAAGAGCTCTTCTAAGGTAG
- a CDS encoding histidine phosphatase family protein gives MTIRLVLVRHGLSSFNAKGLIQGRTDDSLLTDEGYEQARKAGEALSKINFDKVYSSPLIRAAETAKTIIKNFNKEQNIEFDNDLLEVDLSEWSGLKIDEIKKKYPEIYPIWKNDPENLILKRNDNKTYKPIQELFYQATNFLEDILKIYLDKDDVNILVVGHNAILRCLILLLLGKPKQGFRKIRLENASFSILNISRKENSFTTQIECLNQTSHLNKNIPNKIGDSRIFLIRHGETNWNKEGRFQGQIDIPLNENGKDQARKTFEYLRNISFNKAFSSSMHRPYETAQIILQNSKDLKIEKIDALVEISHGLWEGKLESEIREQWPALLENWHDKPEQVLMPEGESIKHVSERSVEAFDKICLSQKDNDLSLLVAHDAVNKTIVCNILGINYSNIWMIKQGNGGITIIDLFNDHNKSPVISALNITTHLGGIIDSTASGAL, from the coding sequence ATGACTATTAGATTAGTTTTAGTTAGGCATGGACTTAGCAGTTTCAATGCGAAAGGATTAATTCAAGGAAGAACAGATGATTCATTATTAACTGATGAAGGTTACGAACAAGCCAGAAAAGCAGGAGAAGCATTATCAAAAATAAACTTCGATAAAGTTTATTCCTCTCCACTGATTAGAGCAGCAGAGACGGCAAAAACAATTATCAAGAACTTCAATAAAGAACAAAATATTGAATTCGATAATGATTTGCTAGAGGTAGATCTTAGTGAATGGTCTGGTCTAAAAATTGATGAAATTAAAAAAAAATATCCAGAAATTTACCCTATATGGAAAAATGATCCTGAAAATCTAATCTTAAAAAGAAATGACAATAAAACTTATAAACCAATTCAAGAGTTATTTTATCAAGCAACAAATTTTCTAGAAGATATTTTAAAAATATATCTAGACAAAGATGATGTAAATATTTTAGTCGTAGGCCATAATGCGATTCTAAGATGTTTAATCCTCTTATTATTAGGAAAGCCTAAGCAAGGTTTTAGGAAAATAAGATTAGAAAATGCTTCTTTCTCCATACTCAATATTTCAAGGAAAGAGAACTCTTTTACGACCCAAATTGAATGCTTAAATCAAACTTCCCATCTGAATAAAAATATTCCAAATAAAATTGGAGATTCTAGAATATTTTTAATAAGACATGGTGAAACTAACTGGAACAAAGAAGGAAGATTCCAAGGCCAAATTGATATCCCTTTAAATGAAAACGGAAAAGATCAAGCTAGAAAGACTTTTGAATATTTGAGAAATATTTCTTTCAATAAGGCATTTTCAAGTTCAATGCATAGGCCTTATGAGACTGCACAAATAATCCTTCAAAATAGCAAAGATTTAAAAATAGAAAAAATAGATGCACTAGTAGAGATTAGTCACGGATTATGGGAGGGTAAACTGGAATCAGAAATCAGAGAACAGTGGCCTGCTTTATTAGAAAATTGGCATGATAAACCTGAACAAGTATTAATGCCCGAAGGTGAATCTATAAAACATGTATCAGAAAGGTCCGTAGAAGCTTTTGACAAAATTTGTTTATCTCAAAAGGATAATGATCTAAGCCTTCTGGTCGCTCATGATGCAGTGAATAAAACTATAGTTTGCAATATCCTTGGGATTAATTATTCAAATATTTGGATGATAAAACAAGGTAATGGCGGTATAACTATAATTGACCTTTTTAATGATCACAATAAGTCCCCTGTGATTAGCGCTCTTAATATTACAACACATCTAGGAGGAATAATTGATTCAACTGCTTCAGGAGCACTTTAA
- a CDS encoding inorganic diphosphatase: MDLSSIPPSPMKGIVNIVVEIPAGSRNKYEYCSDAGIMALDRVLHSSVRYPFDYGFIPNTLADDGAPLDAMVIMDEPTFAGCLIKARPIGVLDMHDCGAYDGKLLCVPIANPRQANILSINQIAPNQLEDVAEFFRTSKGLDGRAVQIDGWRDFDVVDNLLKNCTPLKKKNFKVLKKSNISKLN; this comes from the coding sequence ATGGACCTTAGCTCAATACCTCCATCTCCAATGAAGGGAATAGTAAATATTGTTGTTGAAATACCTGCAGGGAGTAGGAATAAATATGAATATTGCTCTGATGCAGGAATAATGGCCTTAGATAGAGTATTGCATTCTTCAGTGAGGTACCCTTTTGATTATGGTTTTATCCCAAATACCCTTGCTGACGATGGAGCTCCTCTTGATGCAATGGTGATAATGGATGAGCCTACTTTTGCTGGTTGTCTAATAAAAGCGAGACCTATTGGGGTTTTGGATATGCATGATTGTGGTGCATATGATGGAAAACTTTTATGTGTGCCTATTGCTAATCCTAGGCAGGCTAATATATTGAGTATTAATCAAATTGCTCCTAATCAGCTTGAGGATGTTGCTGAATTTTTTAGAACAAGTAAAGGACTTGATGGAAGAGCAGTTCAAATTGATGGCTGGAGAGATTTTGATGTGGTCGACAATTTGTTGAAAAATTGCACTCCCCTAAAAAAGAAAAACTTTAAAGTACTTAAGAAATCAAACATTAGTAAATTAAATTGA
- a CDS encoding single-stranded DNA-binding protein produces the protein MNHCLIQAVINSAPQMRYTKENQTPIAEMIVNFKGLRSEDPTRDLKIIGWGNIAQEMVDELKEGQNIVIEGRLKMNSVTRKDGTKEKQPELTASKIHQISPVDVIKSDQKQNNESFENKETTKKSSWDSSPLVPEVDEIPF, from the coding sequence ATGAATCATTGTTTAATTCAGGCGGTAATTAATAGCGCTCCCCAAATGAGGTATACCAAAGAGAACCAAACTCCAATTGCAGAAATGATTGTTAATTTTAAAGGATTACGTAGTGAAGATCCAACCAGAGATCTCAAGATCATAGGATGGGGAAATATTGCCCAAGAAATGGTAGACGAACTAAAGGAGGGGCAAAATATTGTTATTGAAGGACGTCTAAAGATGAATTCTGTCACAAGAAAAGACGGAACAAAAGAAAAGCAACCAGAACTAACAGCTTCAAAGATTCATCAAATATCACCAGTTGACGTTATTAAGTCTGATCAAAAACAAAATAATGAGTCATTTGAAAATAAAGAAACCACTAAAAAATCTAGTTGGGATAGTTCACCTTTAGTACCTGAAGTTGATGAAATACCTTTTTAA
- a CDS encoding Spx/MgsR family RNA polymerase-binding regulatory protein, producing the protein MKKIIFYSYLKCSTCRKAAKWLESKDFEFQLIDIVKEPPLVNYLNLALEQYSYDKKRIFNTRGKAFKTHNLDIYSLSREEIIQLLLSDGKLIKRPFLIYEGKKVILGFNEIEYAKQFI; encoded by the coding sequence TTGAAAAAAATAATTTTTTATAGTTATTTAAAATGCTCTACTTGCCGAAAAGCTGCAAAGTGGCTTGAAAGCAAAGATTTCGAATTCCAATTAATAGATATTGTAAAAGAACCACCACTTGTTAATTATTTAAATCTAGCCTTGGAACAATACTCTTATGATAAGAAAAGGATTTTTAATACAAGAGGTAAAGCCTTCAAAACACATAATCTTGATATTTACAGTTTATCAAGGGAAGAAATTATTCAACTTCTTTTAAGTGACGGCAAATTAATAAAAAGACCATTTTTGATTTACGAAGGAAAAAAAGTAATATTAGGTTTTAACGAAATTGAATATGCCAAACAATTTATTTAA
- a CDS encoding precorrin-6A/cobalt-precorrin-6A reductase: MQNQENCYKNVWILSGTSDGPEIANRLLELKYSVFASVLTYKAGQAYIENPKLHIITGKLNNKDEIINFIKKNKIKFVVDATHPFAVIISKNLNEACKEINKPLLLFERNSLINNTNNFFHIDNLKDINNVDLENKNILLAIGSRFLSDTANYYMNCKANVFTRVLPTYEGITKAFGSCIKNSNIAILQPSRGENSILEKKLCEFWGIDYVLCRESGSYSQKNWERTISGSTMKLFLVKRPKLVNDNSYSFNQYQDLINHIIKTNIDV; encoded by the coding sequence ATGCAGAATCAAGAAAATTGCTATAAAAATGTTTGGATCCTATCAGGAACTTCGGATGGACCTGAAATAGCTAATAGGCTTCTTGAACTTAAGTATTCAGTTTTTGCAAGTGTTTTGACTTATAAAGCAGGGCAAGCATATATTGAAAATCCTAAGTTACATATCATTACGGGTAAATTAAATAATAAAGATGAAATAATAAATTTCATAAAAAAAAATAAAATCAAATTCGTTGTTGATGCAACTCATCCTTTTGCAGTGATAATTTCTAAAAATCTTAATGAAGCTTGTAAGGAAATTAATAAACCTCTCTTACTTTTTGAGAGAAATTCTTTAATAAATAACACTAATAATTTTTTTCATATTGATAATTTAAAGGATATAAATAATGTTGATCTAGAAAACAAGAACATTCTTCTGGCAATAGGTTCAAGATTCCTTAGCGATACAGCTAATTATTATATGAATTGTAAAGCGAATGTATTTACAAGGGTACTTCCAACTTACGAAGGTATAACCAAAGCTTTTGGATCATGTATAAAAAATTCAAATATAGCGATCCTCCAACCAAGTAGAGGTGAAAACAGCATTCTAGAAAAAAAACTCTGTGAATTTTGGGGGATAGATTATGTTCTATGCAGAGAATCTGGAAGTTATTCCCAGAAAAACTGGGAAAGAACTATTTCTGGTAGTACGATGAAGTTATTTTTGGTAAAAAGGCCAAAATTAGTAAATGACAATTCTTACTCTTTCAATCAATACCAGGATTTGATAAATCACATAATTAAAACAAATATTGATGTTTAA
- the psb27 gene encoding photosystem II protein Psb27: protein MLLNWTTKNFLKNLTKAISFSISLIIVFTLFSSPSLAVKTSMTGDYTKDTISVVQTLQTAVDTPKDSPNKDEVRSEALTLITDYISRYRNRGMVNKTQSFTTMQTALNAMAGHYKNFASRPLPDKLKERLTKEFSLAEKMVLRES, encoded by the coding sequence ATGTTACTGAATTGGACAACAAAAAATTTTTTAAAAAATCTTACTAAAGCTATATCTTTTTCAATATCCTTAATTATTGTTTTTACACTATTTAGCTCCCCCTCTTTAGCTGTAAAAACCTCAATGACAGGTGATTATACAAAGGATACGATTTCGGTGGTCCAAACATTACAAACAGCTGTTGATACACCAAAAGATTCTCCAAATAAAGATGAAGTTAGAAGTGAAGCTCTTACCTTAATAACTGACTATATTTCTAGATACAGAAATAGAGGAATGGTAAATAAAACCCAATCATTTACTACCATGCAAACAGCATTAAATGCCATGGCAGGCCATTACAAAAACTTTGCAAGTAGGCCTTTACCGGATAAACTTAAAGAGCGTTTAACAAAAGAATTTTCTCTTGCTGAAAAAATGGTTCTTAGAGAAAGTTGA
- the lepB gene encoding signal peptidase I, with product MPASIKSFLKEWGLLILLTFFVSSCRSFFAEPRYIPSGSMLPELQINDRLIIEKFSLRNSLPKRGDIVVFNSPYSFDEKLIASRFKPLPKKRYCFLMSFPPMSFIPGLRDKACDAYIKRVVALPGEIVSVNSKGELIINNKLIPEPYVSYKCSLSLFTKCGKFENLKVPKDHFLVLGDNRSNSWDGRYWPGSKFLHKKEIIGKAYFRFWPLSQVGFFNN from the coding sequence ATGCCTGCTTCTATTAAAAGTTTTTTAAAAGAATGGGGTCTACTAATCCTGTTAACTTTTTTTGTTTCTTCTTGTAGATCATTTTTCGCAGAACCTCGATATATTCCCTCTGGTTCAATGCTCCCAGAATTACAAATAAACGATAGGTTAATTATAGAAAAATTTTCGCTAAGAAACTCTTTACCAAAAAGAGGAGATATTGTTGTCTTTAACTCACCTTACTCTTTTGACGAAAAATTAATTGCATCAAGATTTAAGCCTTTACCAAAAAAAAGATATTGTTTTTTAATGAGTTTCCCTCCGATGTCATTTATTCCTGGTTTAAGGGATAAAGCTTGCGATGCGTATATTAAAAGAGTGGTGGCACTCCCAGGAGAAATTGTAAGTGTAAACTCTAAAGGTGAATTAATAATAAATAATAAATTAATTCCAGAACCTTATGTCTCTTATAAGTGCTCATTATCTCTCTTTACTAAATGTGGCAAATTTGAAAATTTAAAAGTTCCAAAAGATCATTTTTTAGTTTTAGGCGATAATAGGTCAAATAGCTGGGATGGTAGATATTGGCCTGGAAGTAAATTTCTTCATAAAAAGGAGATAATTGGTAAAGCATATTTCAGATTTTGGCCTCTTAGTCAAGTTGGCTTTTTCAATAATTAA
- the cutA gene encoding divalent-cation tolerance protein CutA encodes MEILVIIATESSKTNAVRMAKLLIKEKLAACVSIKQIFSVYEWDGDIQETKEFEITIKSKPEFKDDLIDFLHKISTYDVPQIIYKKYHAEIKYYDWLNKTI; translated from the coding sequence ATGGAAATATTAGTTATTATCGCGACTGAATCAAGTAAAACAAATGCTGTGCGTATGGCTAAATTACTCATAAAAGAAAAACTTGCAGCTTGTGTTTCAATTAAGCAAATTTTTTCAGTTTATGAGTGGGATGGTGATATTCAAGAAACTAAAGAGTTTGAAATTACAATAAAAAGTAAACCAGAATTTAAAGATGATTTAATTGATTTTTTACATAAAATTTCCACATATGATGTCCCACAAATTATTTATAAAAAATACCATGCTGAGATTAAATATTATGATTGGCTGAATAAGACTATTTGA
- a CDS encoding proline--tRNA ligase, with protein sequence MRVTTSFPLGTLRDTPSEAEIISHQLLLKAGYIRRVNSGIYAYMPIMLRVIEKISAIIERELNSIGCTKLLLPQLHPADLWKKSERWEGYTAGEGIMFNLKDRQGKEFGLAPTHEEVITSIASETINSYKQLPLCFYQIQTKFRDEIRPRFGLMRSREFIMKDGYSFHSSENDLASFYEKVGNAYENIFKSCGLETVGVEADSGAIGGASSKEFMVTADAGEDSILFTQSGSYAANIEKAVSLPSQPIPLKDNILGWLETPQQKTILEVCANNNLEPTQIIKVVVFLAQFEGKFEVPILACIRGDQHINEVKLFNLINKLHNLNLLNLKKIEDKNTIEKNLVDFSLGFIGPDLDNKTIKASSTWDKKWTRIIDHSASSLSKFISGGNKVNFHRVFRDFSFASKDYLIGDIRNAKKGDKVSIYNNEELKEKKGIEIGHIFQLGQKYSEKLNAKFSDKDGQLKNLWMGCYGIGVTRIAQAAIEQNHDQKGICWPIQISPFEVIIIPTNLKDPIQNDLTEQIYNNFIINKIDVLLDDRNDRAGVKFKDAELIGIPFQIIIGRDSVNKEVELLCRTNNTKFKISTDKLLETFISESKIMYNKKS encoded by the coding sequence ATGCGCGTAACAACCTCATTTCCTCTGGGGACACTTCGTGACACACCTTCTGAAGCTGAGATTATTTCACATCAATTACTTTTAAAAGCTGGGTATATTCGTAGAGTTAACAGCGGTATTTATGCATACATGCCAATAATGCTTAGAGTTATTGAAAAAATATCCGCAATAATAGAGAGAGAACTTAATAGTATTGGTTGTACAAAATTATTATTACCCCAACTTCATCCTGCAGATTTATGGAAAAAAAGTGAAAGGTGGGAAGGATATACTGCTGGGGAAGGAATAATGTTTAATCTCAAAGATAGACAAGGTAAAGAATTTGGTTTAGCTCCAACTCACGAAGAGGTTATTACGAGTATTGCATCTGAGACTATCAACTCCTATAAGCAATTACCTCTATGTTTCTATCAAATTCAGACAAAATTTAGAGATGAAATAAGGCCAAGGTTTGGATTGATGAGAAGTAGAGAATTTATAATGAAAGATGGTTATTCTTTTCATTCTTCAGAAAACGATCTTGCTTCTTTCTATGAAAAAGTAGGCAATGCTTATGAAAATATTTTTAAATCTTGTGGACTTGAGACAGTAGGGGTTGAAGCTGATAGCGGAGCAATAGGCGGTGCCTCCTCTAAAGAATTTATGGTCACTGCTGATGCGGGGGAAGATTCCATTTTGTTTACTCAAAGTGGTTCTTATGCTGCAAATATTGAAAAAGCTGTTTCTCTTCCCTCTCAACCTATTCCACTAAAAGATAATATTTTAGGGTGGTTAGAAACACCTCAACAAAAAACAATCCTAGAAGTTTGCGCTAATAACAATTTAGAACCTACTCAGATTATTAAAGTAGTAGTATTCCTTGCACAGTTCGAAGGTAAATTTGAGGTCCCAATTCTTGCATGCATAAGAGGCGATCAACATATTAATGAAGTAAAGCTTTTTAACTTAATAAATAAACTTCATAATCTCAATCTCCTTAATCTTAAAAAGATTGAAGATAAAAATACTATCGAAAAAAATCTAGTTGATTTTTCCTTAGGTTTTATAGGGCCGGATTTAGATAATAAAACTATTAAAGCTAGTTCTACTTGGGATAAAAAATGGACTAGAATAATAGACCATTCTGCAAGTAGCCTCTCAAAATTTATAAGTGGAGGGAATAAAGTTAATTTCCATAGAGTTTTTCGAGATTTTTCTTTTGCTTCGAAAGATTATCTAATTGGGGATATTAGGAATGCAAAAAAAGGAGATAAAGTAAGTATTTATAATAATGAGGAACTTAAAGAAAAAAAAGGTATCGAGATTGGACATATTTTCCAACTAGGTCAAAAATATAGTGAAAAATTAAATGCAAAGTTCTCTGATAAGGATGGTCAACTAAAAAATTTATGGATGGGTTGTTATGGAATTGGAGTGACAAGAATAGCTCAAGCTGCTATCGAACAGAATCATGATCAAAAGGGAATTTGTTGGCCTATCCAGATTTCTCCTTTTGAAGTTATTATTATTCCAACAAACCTAAAAGATCCTATTCAAAATGACCTTACTGAGCAAATCTATAACAACTTTATAATTAATAAAATTGATGTGCTTCTTGATGATAGAAACGATAGAGCTGGCGTGAAATTTAAAGATGCTGAATTAATTGGAATTCCTTTTCAGATAATTATTGGCAGAGATTCTGTTAATAAAGAAGTAGAACTTTTGTGCAGAACAAATAATACTAAGTTTAAAATTAGTACTGATAAATTATTGGAAACATTTATTTCCGAATCAAAAATAATGTACAATAAAAAATCTTAA